The nucleotide sequence TTATAAGCTCATTATGGCGCCCTGCTATTATCGTTAAGTCTTCTTGACTGATATCATCTGTAAGAAATAGTTCATAAGGAGTAGTATTGAGTGCATCTGTTATTTTTGATAAGGTTGCGGCGGACACCCATTTTTGTTTGTTTTCGATTGCATTGATAAATGCGATTGACACATCTGCCCTGAGAGCTAATTCCATCTGTGAGATTTCCAATTTATGCCGAATCCTTCTTATATTTTTAGCTAAAATAGATGCATAATCATAACTCATAATTAATAATACCTCCAAAATTTGATGACAGCAAAGAGCTAATGGTGTAATAAAATATTCTATCAGTTGAAGATCTGAATCTTAACTAATGGATAATTTAAACTTTATAGAAGAATTAGATAGCTATCTTGAAAATAAGAGTAATTTTTGATAATATAGAAAGTGTTAGTTTTATCCAATTTAATTAGGTATATAAAAGAATTCTTCTATTCATTATTTTACTTGAGTGAAGAAGAGATAAGCTCCCAAAATGCCTTGCGCAATATTGTTCAGGAACTAAAGCGGTGTAAGTACCCTGTATATCGTAATGATAATACCGTTTTAGCAGGCTTACCGATAATTATCTATGAGATTTATAGGATAAGCTTGCCCCTTAAACATATTTTACAAGAGACCATCTGTTCCAATGATATCAGGCTTTCAGGCGTTTTTTTAGATAAGCTGGTAGAGTCTTCATTTTCGGATAATCAAAAGATTCTAAAGGAAAACCTATCTTTTAGCAGCCGGATGGAAAAGATTTCGGATCTGATGAGGGAGGATTTTGACCAAAAACTTAAAGATCAAACAAACGAATTCGATGAGCTTATATTTTCCTTGACTGATCCTGTTTTTAGGGCCGTAGATGCTAAAATAAATAAACTGTTTGCATTTTTTGATTTTTGCAGTTTTCAATTTAATACTTTTTTTGCTTATTTTGATCCCGGTTTTAATACGATTGTAAATACGGACTCTGTGAGAGATCATTATAACTTTGAAAATGTAGATGGGATGACTATTATTCAAGAGATTCTTGATTTGGATTATCTTATTCGGAATATATCTGTAGATGAACAGTTGGTGGATGGAATCTTGTTTTTAAATTCCGCCCTTCCACAAGATAAGCAGCTTGATGAGGTTTATATAAAAAAGAATTTAAAGAACTTTTTTTCAAAGCTCGAAAATAGTCTGGGTAAGGATACGCTAAAAAATATTGCGAAATTGATTAAAAAAGATCCAAAGTTTGAAGATAAAACAAAGGCGCCTCGTGTTTTTTCTGAAATAGAAGAGTACAAAGCCCGTTTTACTGCGAATTTTAGTGCAGATACAAAAAAAATACTTAAACTAAGGCAGGATGCCCAAATGTCATCGCTTATCAGCGGTTTATTTGGAGATATTGAAATCATCAAGCTGGATGTCTATAACGAAGACTTGAACAGCAAAATTCAAGCTTTAACAGGCCTTTCATTAGATTGGATAAAACCCTTGGAAATTGTAAAAACATATACAAAAAATTTCTTTCAGCCTTCGATAGAGCCTTTTTTGAGGGAACTTTTAGTAGAGGGGCTTTTTGAAGACAAAAAAATGAAGTCCGACTTTGCGGCAAACTATTATTACTGCTCGGCTGTTGCAGACAAAATAGATGAACTGGAAAAAGTAATGTATGGTAAGAATGAGTCTTCTATAGAGCTTATAAGAGGCTATTTAACAAGAATTGAGGCCGGCGGTGATTTTGAAAGACCTTTATCAAAAATTATCGACGAGATTAACCTTCGTGCAAAGAAATTTTTAGAAGACTCAGGCAAGCACTATTTGGACCTTCTTAAATTTTGTAAGTTAATAATAAAGGATACGTATCGGCCGGTTCCCGAAAATGTACATAATATAACGGCAATGATAAATTCCACAAAAAATAAAGAAAGATTCGCTGTTTTTGCAAATGGAATGGAGAATTTTGAAAAAATGATCGAACTTTTAAAAAAGTATGTTGTTATCGATATATCGGAGCTAAATGAAAAGGCAGGTAAAAATTATGAAAACCAGTCCAAATGAAAAATTATTAAAAAAGGCATTGCATTCATGCAATAATAAAAAATATTCCGATAAAATTTCTCATCAAGAAAAAGAAATATTTGATTTAAAACAACTGTTACAAATTTCAAAAAGTTTAAATTCGGTTTTGGAATTTGACCGTCTTATTGAAGCGATATTATATATAGTTATGGCTCAGCTAAAAACCCTTGGAGCTGCAATTTTTACAAAAAAATCCTTTGATGATAGTAGTTTTGTATTAAATAGGGACCATTACGGTTTTGATATAATCCGCGATGCGCAATACTCTATAAATGTAGATCATCCGCTTATAAATTTTTTGGATAAATCGGATTCGGGATGCACTCCCGATGAGATAAGTAAGAACATAAAAACCGATAAGATAGTAAAAGACTTATTCAGCCTTAACCCTTCTTTTTTTGTACCCCTAAAAGCAAAAAATAGAATGATAGGCTTTTTGCTTTTAGGCGAGAAAATGGAAAGTGCTCATCAATTTACGGATTATGAAAAAAACATTATAGAAAACATAGCTTCCTTAGCTGCTATAGCCATAAACAATTCTCAGCTTTTAGAAATGACTACAACCGACATAATGACTCACCTAAAACTGAAACATTACTTTTTTACTCTGCTGATGGAGCGCCTCTATACTATAAATTCTTCAGGCGAAAAAAAAGAAACTCTTTCAATTTTGATGATTGATATAGACTTTTTTAAGAATATAAACGATACCTATGGTCATGCTGCCGGAGATATTGTTTTAGAAGAAGTTGCAAAAATAATAAAATCATGTACAAGGAATGCAGATACGGCTGCAAGGTATGGCGGCGAAGAATTTGTAGTAATGCTTAACAATACTCCGTCGAATGCTGCTATGGCTGTAGCCGAAAGAATAAGAAGGTCTGTAGAAGGGAAGTCCTTTGTGTATGACGGTAAAAAAATTAATGTAACTATTTCTATAGGGGTATCAAGTTATAACTTTGATCTTGAATCGGCAAAGACTATAGTAGACAGGGCAGACAAGGCTTTATACGAATCCAAGCAAAACGGACGGAATCGTGTAACATTATCCAAAAATAACTTGCCTAAAGTTTGATAATTTTCGATATTTTATAGTATGAAGTTTTTAAGAAAACCGTTTAAATATACATATAAGAATGCCGTACTTATCATAGCCCTGATAAATGCCGGTGTTTTTGTTCTTACAAGTCTTTTTAGAAATTTGAGTGCATATTTAGGGCTTGTACCTATTCTTGTAGTGGAAGCACAAACTTATTGGCAGTTTTTCACTTATCAATTTGTTCATGGCGACTTTTTTCATTTGGCATTTAATATGCTTGCCTTATTCTTTTTCGGCGTTCCCGTAGAACGCAAGATTGGAACAAAGGAATTTATACTTTATTATCTTTTGGTAGGGACAATTGATGGGATTTTGAGCTTTTTGGTATATGCTGCAACAGGATTTTATATTATTAGCCTTGTAGGTGCATCAGGAGCGATTTTTGGGGTTTTGCTTTTATATGCCGTAATTTATCCGAACTCAGTGGTCTACCTTTGGGGTGTGATTCCCGTGCCGGCCCCTCTTTTGATTTTAGGTTATGCCGTAATCGAGTTAATAAGCATTTTTTCCATGGGTGACGGAGTAGCTCATTTGACTCATTTTATAGGGCTCCTTGCAGGCTGGGTATATATAAGAATCCGTTTCGGAATAAAGCCTCTTAAAGTCTGGAATTCAACGGGACGGTAAAACTGTCCGATAATTAGGCTATGAGAAAGTTCATTGCGGTCCTTCTGTTTTTTATAAGTTTTTACCTGTATGCGGATACTTATTCCGGGGCTTCCGATAGCAATGCTTTGATTTTAAGGGCTCCTGTCTGGGTCTTTGTAGAAGAAGCGCCCAAAGGAATCGATGATGAGAACAAGGCTAAATTCACTCCGCCTAAAGAGGCCTTGCTTGAACTTTCAGCCTATATTTTATCGGGCATGACCTACGGTTTAAACTTTGTATATACTCCCTTAGATAAAAAACGTAATGTAGATGAATATTTTGAGCTTGAACCTGTTTTTAAACCAAGTACCGAAGATATAAAAATTACGGATGTAAGGGTTAAATATCCTTATTGCTATTCTTGGGCCGAATACGGTATCCCCGAATCCTATGCAGGGCATTTTAAACTTTGGACAAAAAATGCTCATAAGACAATAAAGGGAAGGGGAAAGGGAGACCGATTTGATGAGCTTGAAGGGGTCTATGCCGCTTATACCGACGCGGTAAAAAATGCCGTACGTGAGTATGCGAGAACCTTTTTAAAAAATAAACCTAAGGAAATTCGAGGGGCTGTTTTGATAAAATCTCCTCCACGCCTTTTTGTAGAATCGGGCTTTTTTAAGGCGGAGCTTGAACTTTATATCCAAATAGATGAAATCATAAAATATACGGTTTTTTAACTTATGAAGTTGATATCGGCACCCATGGCTGCAATAACTCACTCCGCTTTTAGAAGGCTCATAGCCTGCTTTAAGGAACCTGATGAGTATTTTTCGGAAATGATACATGCTCCCTCGGCTATTTCAGGCGGGGGTTTTGAAAAATGGTATTTTAGGGCAAATCCATCGCCTGAAAAACTTGTTTGGCAGATTACAAGCCCTGATGAAAAGTCCGCTGCTGCTTGTGTTCCTCTTTTGCTTCAATACGGAGGTTTCGGCATTGACCTAAATATGGGCTGCTGTGCCCCGCAGATTGTAAACACCGGAGCCGGTTTTGCATGGATGAAAAAGCCGCTTTCAGAGACGGCCTCATTGGTAAGCAAGGTCAAAAAAGCTGTTCTGTTGTATGATGAGCAAAAGGCCGGGCCGCAAACGGAGCCTATCCGTCTGAGTGTAAAACTGCGCTTAGGCGAAGAAGAAAACTATGATAGGCTTTTATCCTTTTGTAAGATGCTTGTTTCGGAAGGAGTACACTTGATTACCCTCCACCCCCGCACACAAAAGCAAAAATATTCAAGGCCCTGTAAACATGAGTACACAGCCCGCCTTGCAGCCGATTTAAGTGTTCCCGTTTACGGTAACGGAGATATAAATTCCCTTGAAATCTTAGAAAAAATCGGCTCAAAATATCCGTGTTCCGGCTGGATGATAGGAAGGTCTGCCGTGCAAAAGCCTTGGATTTTTTATGAACTTTCAAAAGGTATTTTAAAAAACGGAACAGCCGAAGATAAGGACGAAAAAATCGAAATAGATTTATTAAAAACGGCAGAACTCTTTTTAAGTTTTTTACGGGAAGAACAGCCTCAAGAGTTTTACCTTACAAGGGCTCAAAGGTTTTTTGCTTTTTTTTGCGATAATTTCAGCTTTGCCCACCACATAAAAAGCAAGGTTCTAAATTGTAAAAACCTTGACGATATGCTTCACAATTTAAGTGACTATTTTGAAGAAGTGCCCGAAGACAGACTCATAAGGGTTTAGTTCTTTTGATGCAAACATTCTAATAATACATATTCATAATTCAGTGTTTTTTCATCAGTTTTTCTTCATAAAAGATTGAAGGCTTTTCAATTTCGGAGTTAAGCTTCTTTAAGCCTTTTTCTTCAAGAAGAGTTTTTTCTCCCGAAAATAAGGAGCGGCCGAGGCCTAAGCCCTTTGCATTGAATTCGATACCCATACTTTCTACAACTGTGGGGAAAAGATCAAAGGTTGTAAACAGCCGATTTTTGTTCTTATCCGTTGTCTTTGCAGAATTTATAAAGGCATTGTAGGGATGCCTATCTTGTAATTTGACGGTCGGCAGGTATAAATCTCCGCCCATGTACAAGTGATCCCCTAAAATTACTATTGTGGTATCTCTATAAAAGTCCTGCGCTTTAGCCCATTCTACAAAATCATAGGCTTTTTTTGAAGCTCCGGCGTATACATTGTGTATTTTTTCAAAATAAAGGTTGGGGCATTTTTCATCGGCATAACCGTGGGGAGAATGTGTGTCGGCAGTAAAGAAAATATAGGCAAAAGGCTTATCTTCTTTTGAAAGCTCCGTAATGTCTTCCCGTGCAAATTGATAAAGCTTTTCGTCTTCAAAGCCCCACCAAACATTGTAGCCTTTAGGGATTCTTCCGTTTTCAACAAAGTAAGAATAATCTTGAATCTTAAAATTTTTATGATTGGTTAAAAAATTACCCAAACAGCCGAAATCTTTGTCTGCAGCCATACTGAACACAAGATTGTAGCCGTTATCATATAAAAGGTCTCCGAGTCCGTAACCCCCTTCTATAAAATTATCGATTTTTATTGAAGAAGTATTTAAAGATGAAAGTTTAAAAGAAGATGAATCAAAAGAAGGAAGATTTAAAATTAACGGAACTCCCATATTTAGGGAAGTAAGAGAGGCTATGGAATGAGAGGTTCCCATAACCTGGGTCCCTCCGCCCAATTTTTCACAGTGGCTGAATGAGAGGTTTTGTTCGGCTATCCCGCGTAATTCGGGAATAAGATCGTAACGGGATAAGCCTCCGAATTCTTTTGATGTAGCACTTATTTCCATCGATTCAAGGTAGAGGATTATAAGATTTCTCTTTTTTGGAGGAAAATTAAATTCTACCTTTGAAGGGTCTATATAGTTAGTTTCATAAAGATCCGTTGGAGGGCTTAATTTATAATAAACATATTGAATGTACCCGAATTTATATTGGCTGTAGCCTAAAAAAATACAAATGTAAATCAAAACATAAAGGCGGGGCCTTCTTATCAAAACAGGGAAGAGTCTGTAAGATTTTCCTTTTTTTGTTTTTAAAACAAGTTTTATTTCTTTTAGGATCAAAATGAGGTTTACAAAAGATAGGATTATCGGAATTACAAGAGCTTTTAAATAAAAACTTAGAAGAACTGCACTGCTTGTACCGTCAATGGGTGTTACGGCAGTAAAGATAAGCTGATCCATCTGGGCATGAGGGAAGACTCCCAAAAGCCAAATTATGAGCATTATAAGAAAAGTATACAGAAATACAAAAAGGCTTCCTAAAAAAGCCTGCTTTTTCTTTTCTTTTTTATTTGTGAATTCAATTTTTTCCCTAAGCATAGCACATCTTTAAAATAAAAAATTACCCTGTATACTTGTCGAAATATCCCTGTATAAATATGATAGGGGTTCCCTTGTCTCCGCTTCCCGATGTAAGGTCTGAAAGTGAACCGATTAGGTCGATAAGCCGCCGCGGGGTCGTTCCCTGAGACTCCATAGAGTCTATATGGGAGGCGGTTTCTTTTTGATGTTTTTCGATATATTCTGCGATTTTTTCCTTTTGTTCTTCTTCACTTAAGTCTTTGAAGTTGTTGTCTGCCAGATATTTTAACTTTACCTCATTGGGCTTGCCTTCAAGTCCCTTTGTATAAGCAGGTGAAACAACCGGATCGGCAAGCTCCCAAATTTTCCCTATCGGGTCCTTAAAGGCTCCGTCTCCATAAACCATAACCTCGATGGTTTTGCCGGTTTTTTCTTTTATTATAGCCTGTATCTTATCGACGATGATTTGCGCATTATGCGGAAAGAGTTTAATCCTGTCCTCTCCTGACTTATTGGAACCCAGAAGTCCGTAATCCGAATTAAAGCCGCTTCCCTTTACCGGGCTGCTTAAAATATCGTCGAGGCCTAAAACGGTCTTTGCTCCGGCCTTTTTTAAAAGTTTTTTTGTTCTATTCCGTGTATGAATATCGCAGGCTAAAACTGAATCTGTGTATTCTATTATTTTTTTCGGATCATTGGATAGGATTACAAAGGATTCGGGATTATGCTTTTTGATTATCGAATCATAATATTCTATATAATCCATTCCTGTGAATTTATGCTTGTGGTCTCCGAATTTGCTTCTAAATTCTTCTCTTGTAAAGGAATTTGTCCATGGATTTACATCGGAGTCTTCAAAAACATCCGGGTCAATCAAGTGATTGCCTACCTCATCACTGGGATAGCTTAACATGATGATGAGTTTGTTTTTTGAGCGGGCTATGCCTTCCAAACAAACCGAAAAACGGTTCCGGCTTAAAATCGGAAAAATTAGGCCTATACATGAGTTTCCGAATTTTGCCTTTATGTCGGCTGCTATATCGTCGGCTGTTGCATAGTTCCCCTGTGCACGGGCTACTATGGATTCTGTGACAGAAAGAATATCTTTATCTTTTATTGTAAAGTTTTCAGCTTTTGCGGCATTTAAAAGAGTTTCGGCTGCAATTGAGGCTATGTCATCTCCCTCGCGGATTATCGGAGCAATCAAACCTCTGGATGTAGTTCCTACAAATTTCTTCATTTTGAACCTCAGAAAAGTATTATAGGTGCTTTTTTTTTGTTTGTCAATAAGTTTTAAACGAGGCATTTCAGATAGACTATCTTTCATTCTATTGAAACTATTTTATATATAATATATACTATTACACATGTTTGAAAAATATGCTATTAAAATTCCTAATATTTTACTTCCAAACAATACAATAAATATGGAGACTTGGTCAGTAATCGCTTGCGATCAGTATACCCAAGACCATGATTATTGGAAGAAGGTGTCTTTAATTACAAAAGATCAAAAATCGACTTTAAATCTTATATTTCCCGAAATATATTTAAATAATTTTTCAGAAAAACAAAAACAAGAGTATATTTTAAAGATACATAAAGACATGTTAAATTACCTTGAAACAGGCATATTTAACTATATAAAAAACTCTATGATATATGTAGAACGTAAAACCGAATATAATCATTTGAGAAAAGGGCTTATAACATGTATTGATTTGGAAAATTATGATTGGAGAGCCTCTTCACGAACAATGATACGTGCAACAGAGGAAACCATATTAGAACGTATTCCTGCAAGAGTAGATATAAGGAGGTCTGCACCGATTGAAACTCCGCATATTATGCTTCTACTGAATGACCATAATAACCGTCTAATAGAAGGTATAGGCGATTATTTGTACAAAAATAAAATAGACCCTATTTATGATTTTAATTTGATGATGAATTCCGGTAAAATAACCGGTTGGACTGTTAATGAAGGAGCTTTATATTCACACATAGAAAAGGAACTTGAATGTATATATGATGAAAATAAAGACGAAAAAGGTATTTCTTTTATGTTTGCGGTAGGAGATGGTAATCATTCTCTTGCAACTGCGAAGGCTGTTTGGGACGAATATAAAAAGAAATTTGGAGGAATATCTTATGATGATAAGTCCATATCTGTTCCTGAAAATATAAAAAATCACCCACTAAGATATGCTCTTGTCGAGATAGTAAATTTATACGATAAAGACCTAATATTTGAGCCTATACATAGAGTCATTTTTGATGCTGATATTGATGAGCTGGTAAATTTCGTACAATCAAAATTAAGCGGCAGGATTATAAGATGTAATACTAAAAGAGAATTAATTGATATGGTCAATTTATCAAAGAATTGTTTCGGCTTTATATCAAAAGATAATAATTTTATTTGTTTACAGTCCGATATTGAATGTCTTGCAGTTACTGCGATTCAACCTGTATTAGATGAATTTATTTCTTCTGCAAATAAAATAGATTACATCCACGGCTGTGAGGAGACATTTCAACTTGCAGAGCAAGAAAATGCTGTCTCAATATTATTGCCGCCAATATCAAAAGACAATGTTTTTTCAACCATCGCTAAATACGGCCCCTTACCTAGAAAAAGCTTTTCTATCGGGGAAGCTGATGAAAAAAGGTTTTATTTAGAATGTAGAAAGCTTTTCTAAATAAAACCTCGAAGTAATTGCTGAGACAGATTAAAAGTATTTTGATAAAATTTCTTTTAATGCAGTTATTAAGTAATTGTTATCTTTTTCGTCTCTTACTGCAAGTCTGATATAATTTCCGTTTTCAAAGCCTCTTTTAGATGAAAGGTCTTTGATAAAAATATTATATTTTTCAAGCAGCGATATAGCTAATTTTTCGGGAGATATAGCATTATCCAATTTACACAATACATAATTTGCCTGACTCGGAAAAACGGAAAAACATTTTAGTTTTGAAAGTTCTGAAATAAAACGTGTTCTTTCATCAGCTATAAGATCACAGGCTGTCTGATATGTTTTGCTGTATTTATCATAAATTTGTAGAAAATATTCTCCAAATGAGTTGATGTTCCAGATACTGTTTGTTTTTTTGATTTTATTGATATAGTCGGTGTCGGCATTCGCTAAAACGCCCAATCTTAATCCCGGAATACCATAACTTTTACTTATAGATTTTATAACAATCAAATTAGGATATTTATTTAAAATATTTTCGTCCATAAGGGAATATCTCTTTTCTTTTTCTGCAAAATCTATAAATGATTCATCAAAAACGAGAAGAATGTTTTTTCTTTTTAACTCATCACAAAGCCTTATAACATCGTTTTTTTCTAAAAAGTTACCAGTAGGATTATCAGGGTTAATCAAAATCACTGTTGTTATATTTTCTTTATTTACACAGCTAATTATATCGTCAACAGAGTAGCTAAAAGTATCGGGATCGGTATGTATAGGGACTATTTCTCCATTTACTAACCTTTCAGGATACTCATTAAAAGTAGGATAGGGAATTGCAATCTTACCTTTGATGTATTTAGATATTGAAGAAATAAGCTCTGCAGCACCGTTTCCTACAACAATATGCTCAGGTAAAATATTAAATACTTTTGCAGCAAGTAAACTTTGCTGAAAAGCTCCGCTTGGATA is from Treponema denticola and encodes:
- a CDS encoding helix-turn-helix domain-containing protein, with protein sequence MSYDYASILAKNIRRIRHKLEISQMELALRADVSIAFINAIENKQKWVSAATLSKITDALNTTPYELFLTDDISQEDLTIIAGRHNELIKDLNKLLKKYISGCF
- the dgcA gene encoding diguanylate cyclase DgcA, with translation MKRQVKIMKTSPNEKLLKKALHSCNNKKYSDKISHQEKEIFDLKQLLQISKSLNSVLEFDRLIEAILYIVMAQLKTLGAAIFTKKSFDDSSFVLNRDHYGFDIIRDAQYSINVDHPLINFLDKSDSGCTPDEISKNIKTDKIVKDLFSLNPSFFVPLKAKNRMIGFLLLGEKMESAHQFTDYEKNIIENIASLAAIAINNSQLLEMTTTDIMTHLKLKHYFFTLLMERLYTINSSGEKKETLSILMIDIDFFKNINDTYGHAAGDIVLEEVAKIIKSCTRNADTAARYGGEEFVVMLNNTPSNAAMAVAERIRRSVEGKSFVYDGKKINVTISIGVSSYNFDLESAKTIVDRADKALYESKQNGRNRVTLSKNNLPKV
- a CDS encoding rhomboid family intramembrane serine protease, which gives rise to MKFLRKPFKYTYKNAVLIIALINAGVFVLTSLFRNLSAYLGLVPILVVEAQTYWQFFTYQFVHGDFFHLAFNMLALFFFGVPVERKIGTKEFILYYLLVGTIDGILSFLVYAATGFYIISLVGASGAIFGVLLLYAVIYPNSVVYLWGVIPVPAPLLILGYAVIELISIFSMGDGVAHLTHFIGLLAGWVYIRIRFGIKPLKVWNSTGR
- a CDS encoding tRNA-dihydrouridine synthase family protein, with translation MKLISAPMAAITHSAFRRLIACFKEPDEYFSEMIHAPSAISGGGFEKWYFRANPSPEKLVWQITSPDEKSAAACVPLLLQYGGFGIDLNMGCCAPQIVNTGAGFAWMKKPLSETASLVSKVKKAVLLYDEQKAGPQTEPIRLSVKLRLGEEENYDRLLSFCKMLVSEGVHLITLHPRTQKQKYSRPCKHEYTARLAADLSVPVYGNGDINSLEILEKIGSKYPCSGWMIGRSAVQKPWIFYELSKGILKNGTAEDKDEKIEIDLLKTAELFLSFLREEQPQEFYLTRAQRFFAFFCDNFSFAHHIKSKVLNCKNLDDMLHNLSDYFEEVPEDRLIRV
- a CDS encoding LTA synthase family protein; this translates as MLREKIEFTNKKEKKKQAFLGSLFVFLYTFLIMLIIWLLGVFPHAQMDQLIFTAVTPIDGTSSAVLLSFYLKALVIPIILSFVNLILILKEIKLVLKTKKGKSYRLFPVLIRRPRLYVLIYICIFLGYSQYKFGYIQYVYYKLSPPTDLYETNYIDPSKVEFNFPPKKRNLIILYLESMEISATSKEFGGLSRYDLIPELRGIAEQNLSFSHCEKLGGGTQVMGTSHSIASLTSLNMGVPLILNLPSFDSSSFKLSSLNTSSIKIDNFIEGGYGLGDLLYDNGYNLVFSMAADKDFGCLGNFLTNHKNFKIQDYSYFVENGRIPKGYNVWWGFEDEKLYQFAREDITELSKEDKPFAYIFFTADTHSPHGYADEKCPNLYFEKIHNVYAGASKKAYDFVEWAKAQDFYRDTTIVILGDHLYMGGDLYLPTVKLQDRHPYNAFINSAKTTDKNKNRLFTTFDLFPTVVESMGIEFNAKGLGLGRSLFSGEKTLLEEKGLKKLNSEIEKPSIFYEEKLMKKH
- a CDS encoding coenzyme F420-0:L-glutamate ligase is translated as MKKFVGTTSRGLIAPIIREGDDIASIAAETLLNAAKAENFTIKDKDILSVTESIVARAQGNYATADDIAADIKAKFGNSCIGLIFPILSRNRFSVCLEGIARSKNKLIIMLSYPSDEVGNHLIDPDVFEDSDVNPWTNSFTREEFRSKFGDHKHKFTGMDYIEYYDSIIKKHNPESFVILSNDPKKIIEYTDSVLACDIHTRNRTKKLLKKAGAKTVLGLDDILSSPVKGSGFNSDYGLLGSNKSGEDRIKLFPHNAQIIVDKIQAIIKEKTGKTIEVMVYGDGAFKDPIGKIWELADPVVSPAYTKGLEGKPNEVKLKYLADNNFKDLSEEEQKEKIAEYIEKHQKETASHIDSMESQGTTPRRLIDLIGSLSDLTSGSGDKGTPIIFIQGYFDKYTG
- a CDS encoding DUF1015 domain-containing protein, with the translated sequence MFEKYAIKIPNILLPNNTINMETWSVIACDQYTQDHDYWKKVSLITKDQKSTLNLIFPEIYLNNFSEKQKQEYILKIHKDMLNYLETGIFNYIKNSMIYVERKTEYNHLRKGLITCIDLENYDWRASSRTMIRATEETILERIPARVDIRRSAPIETPHIMLLLNDHNNRLIEGIGDYLYKNKIDPIYDFNLMMNSGKITGWTVNEGALYSHIEKELECIYDENKDEKGISFMFAVGDGNHSLATAKAVWDEYKKKFGGISYDDKSISVPENIKNHPLRYALVEIVNLYDKDLIFEPIHRVIFDADIDELVNFVQSKLSGRIIRCNTKRELIDMVNLSKNCFGFISKDNNFICLQSDIECLAVTAIQPVLDEFISSANKIDYIHGCEETFQLAEQENAVSILLPPISKDNVFSTIAKYGPLPRKSFSIGEADEKRFYLECRKLF
- a CDS encoding aminotransferase class I/II-fold pyridoxal phosphate-dependent enzyme, which translates into the protein MQAIILAAGMGKRLRNYTKDATKCMVPVNGKTLIEYTIEALIPNKIDKLIVVIGYKGDILKEFISSKFNESNLNGMKIEYIENPIYDKTNNIYSLYLACNEMAKDDTILLESDLIFKPALIKDIIENNDKNIAVVSPFEAWMDGTCTVLDQDNYIINILDKAQFNWNDINHYFKTVNIYKFSKEFSKEYYIPFLEAYQKAFGKNEYYEQVLKVLSFLSASVLKGFVVSGEDWYEIDDPADLAIAEDRFKTGVGKLHSLQNRYGGYWRFPQLKDFCYLVNPYFPPQKLVNEMTSSFQTLLTQYPSGAFQQSLLAAKVFNILPEHIVVGNGAAELISSISKYIKGKIAIPYPTFNEYPERLVNGEIVPIHTDPDTFSYSVDDIISCVNKENITTVILINPDNPTGNFLEKNDVIRLCDELKRKNILLVFDESFIDFAEKEKRYSLMDENILNKYPNLIVIKSISKSYGIPGLRLGVLANADTDYINKIKKTNSIWNINSFGEYFLQIYDKYSKTYQTACDLIADERTRFISELSKLKCFSVFPSQANYVLCKLDNAISPEKLAISLLEKYNIFIKDLSSKRGFENGNYIRLAVRDEKDNNYLITALKEILSKYF